The Kordia sp. SMS9 DNA window TTCAAATCTATTTTATTAATGACTACTAAAACGGGTGCTTTTTTTCCTAATTGATTTACGAGTTTTAGCCAATGATTCAATTCATTACGTTCTCTACGCGCCAATGTGACCAATACATACAAGGTGCGTTCTGAAAAGAAAAATTGGTGGGTACTGCGCATAAATTCTTGTCCGCCTAAATCCCAAATATTCAATTGAATATCTTTTTCAGGATAAGGAATAGCAAGCTTTCTACGCTCAATACCATGTGTGGTTTTTATCTCTCTTTTGATTTTTCCTTCTTTAAGAAACTCTATCAAATGTGTTTTTCCAAAATTACTTTCCCCAATAAAAATAACTTTAGCTTCATGAATGGGTTCTAAAGTGCCTGATTGTTGTGCGTGTTGCCATGTAAGAATTGCTTGGATTTGTTCTTGTGGAGGAAGTTGATATACTTCAGAGCCTACTTTGAATTGATTGCCCTTTAAGTCAACGTCTCTTAAGTTAGTTAGTTTTTTAAGAGATTCTGGGATTGAGATTAATTTATTATTTCTTAAATAAAGTATAGTTAACTTCGTCAGTTTTCCAATAGCTTCTGGTATTTCAGTGATTTGATTTCTACTTAGTCCAAGACCAGTTAACTTACTTAGTTTCCCAATAGTTACTGGTATTTCAGTGATTTGATTTACGCTTAGATCAAGGGTAGTTAAATTAGTTAGTTTTCCAATAGCTGTTGGTATTTCAGAGATTTGATTTCTGACTAGATTAAGGTCCTTTAAATTCGTGAGTTTTCCAATAGCTGTTGGTATTTCAGAGATTTGATTTCTGCCTAGATTAAGGTCCTTTAAATTAGTTAGATTTCCAATAGCTGCTGGTATTTCAGTGATTTGATTGTCATGTAGAAAAAGGCTATATAGATTCGTTAGTTTTCCAATAGCTTCTGGTATTTCAGTGATTTGATTGTATCTTAAATCAATTTCAGTTAAATGCGTTAATTCAAAAACTTCTTTAGGAATTTCTGTGAGTTTAAATCCGCTTAAATCTAATCCTTTTGAATTATTTTTTTTTACTTTCCGAATACGTCGTAATGCTCCCTTATAATTTTTTTCCATCGGTTTTACATGCTATTGAGTAATATCCTTAAATCTATAAGAAACCAATCCAAAATCAAAATAAATGAAAGAAATTTTATAATACTAAGTGTCCTAATTTTTACAAGAATATACGTTTTTAAATCAAAAAGGGGAAATTATAGGAGCGCAAGCGCGCATTTCTAGCGCAAAGGAGTAGAAAAAGCTGTGCACAGCAGCAGAAAAACTGTGCACAGCAGGAAAAACACAAAACCACAGGAGGTTTTTACCAAAAGCACCGTTGCTTTTTAGTATTTACAAAGATGAAAATTTGAGAAAACTGCATAAAAAAACCTCGAAAATAACTTCCGAGGTTTTCAATTTCTATGTGAAATGTATCTTTTATTGCGTATCTGCAATTGGTGGGTATTCTTTCATAATTTCTTCCACAAACTCTTGGATACGTGCTTCTTTCTTTTCAATATTTCCTGTGCGGCCTAGTAAATTTCCAGCACCTCTTCCTTGCCATACCAATTCTTTTTTGTCTGTGTCAATCAGGTCAATGTACAACACACCTTCAATGCGTGTTGATACGGACTGCATTCCGCCGCCGCCCCAGAGCCATGGGTTCCAGCCCCAGCCGCCCCAGCCCCAACCGCCGAGTCCCCAACCCCAACCGAAGTTGTTGTTCAAGTCTACACGTTTGTTAGCTTTGGTCATGATGTTTACTAAAATATCAGGATCGTCAGATTTTACAAAGCCTCTGGCAATCATCTCCTTTTCAATAGAACGTAGAATTCTTTTTTTATCTAAATCTGAAATCTCTACTTTGTCAATTCCAGTTTTATAAAACGCAAATGTTTTATAGGTGTCAAAATCAGCTTCTTGATCGTAGTCGGCAACAACTCTTACCGAAATACAAGAAGTAACGAAAAGTAGTATAACTACAGGAAAAAA harbors:
- a CDS encoding DUF4136 domain-containing protein encodes the protein MKTLKLFFPVVILLFVTSCISVRVVADYDQEADFDTYKTFAFYKTGIDKVEISDLDKKRILRSIEKEMIARGFVKSDDPDILVNIMTKANKRVDLNNNFGWGWGLGGWGWGGWGWNPWLWGGGGMQSVSTRIEGVLYIDLIDTDKKELVWQGRGAGNLLGRTGNIEKKEARIQEFVEEIMKEYPPIADTQ